A single Pan troglodytes isolate AG18354 chromosome 19, NHGRI_mPanTro3-v2.0_pri, whole genome shotgun sequence DNA region contains:
- the KRT39 gene encoding keratin, type I cytoskeletal 39 codes for MDTKGCTTTNSPSTPCQNCSRITNVNTISSNNGCHPGGLTVNNCQPAGHVLRIPWDQGCQPTPRFCRKPVYLMNNFNARFSLDDCSWYGEGINSNEKETMHILNERLANYLQKVRMLERENAELESKIQEESNKELPVLCPDYLSYYTTIEELQQKILCTKAENSRLVLQIDNTKLTADDLRAKYEAEVSLRQLVESDANGLKQILNVLTLGKADLEAQVQSLKEELLCLKNNHKEEINSLQCQLGERLDIEVTAAPSADLNQVLQEMRCQYESIMETNRKDVEQWFNTQIEELNQQVVTSSQQQQCCQKEIIELRRSVNTLEVELQAQHRMRDSQERILTETEARYTALLTQIQSLIDNLEAQLAEIRCALERQNQEYEILLDVKSRLECEITTYRSLLESSDGKRPCYPRATKCEPSPWTSCKSGAIESTAPACTSSSPCSLKEHRSACGPLSRILVKICTITKEIKDGKVISSYEHVQPCFIIRPAKV; via the exons ATGGACACAAAGGGCTGTACAACAACCAATTCTCCTTCAACCCCATGTCAAAACTGCTCTAGGATTACAAATGTTAATACCATCTCTTCTAACAACGGCTGCCATCCTGGTGGCCTTACAGTCAACAACTGTCAACCAGCTGGCCACGTTCTCAGAATTCCCTGGGACCAGGGCTGCCAACCCACTCCTCGCTTTTGTCGCAAGCCCGTCTACCTAATGAACAACTTCAATGCCCGTTTTTCTCTGGATGACTGCAGCTGGTATGGTGAAGGCATCAACAGTAATGAGAAGGAGACCATGCACATCTTGAACGAGCGCCTTGCTAACTACCTGCAAAAGGTGCGAATGCTAGAACGAGAGAATGCTGAACTGGAATCTAAAATCCAGGAAGAAAGTAACAAAGAGCTCCCTGTTCTATGTCCTGATTACCTGTCTTACTACACTACCATTGAGGAGCTCCAGCAGAAG ATCTTGTGTACCAAGGCCGAGAATTCCAGACTGGTCTTGCAAATTGACAACACCAAACTGACTGCAGATGACTTGAGAGCCAA ATATGAAGCTGAGGTGTCTCTACGCCAGCTGGTAGAGTCAGATGCCAATGGCCTCAAGCAGATCCTGAATGTGCTGACCCTGGGCAAGGCCGACCTAGAGGCACAAGTCCAGTCTCTGAAAGAGGAGCTCCTTTGCCTCAAGAACAACCACAAAGAG gaAATCAATTCTTTACAGTGTCAGCTTGGGGAGAGACTTGACATTGAAGTGACTGCTGCCCCTTCTGCTGACCTAAACCAGGTTCTACAAGAAATGAGATGTCAATATGAGTCCATCATGGAGACAAACCGCAAAGATGTGGAACAGTGGTTCAACACGCAG ATAGAGGAGCTGAATCAACAAGTGGTGACCAGCTCTCAACAGCAGCAATGCTGCCAAAAGGAGATCATAGAACTGAGACGCAGTGTGAACACTCTGGAGGTTGAACTGCAGGCCCAGCATCGAATG AGAGATTCCCAAGAGCGCATCCTAACGGAGACAGAGGCTCGCTACACGGCCTTGCTGACCCAGATCCAGAGTCTGATTGATAACCTGGAAGCTCAGCTGGCAGAGATCCGGTGTGCCCTGGAAAGACAGAATCAAGAATACGAGATCCTGCTGGACGTCAAGTCCCGGCTGGAGTGTGAGATTACCACATACCGCAGCCTTCTGGAGAGCTCGGATGGCAA gcGTCCCTGTTACCCACGTGCCACCAAATGTGAGCCTTCCCCTTGGACATCTTGTAAGTCCGGAGCCATAGAAAGCACGGCCCCAGCTTGCACATCCTCATCCCCCTGCAGCTTAAAGGAGCACCGCAGTGCCTGTGGACCCCTGTCCCGGATACTGGTTAAAATTTGCACCATCACCAAGGAGATTAAGGATGGGAAGGTCATTTCTTCTTACGAGCATGTGCAGCCTTGTTTCATCATCAGACCTGCCAAAGTCTAA